In Corynebacterium frankenforstense DSM 45800, the DNA window GTGCCCGGGGAGGCCCGCGAGCTGCGTATCGGTTCGCTGACGCTGACCGTCGAGCCGGCGATGGTCAAGACGGCACGCACCCGGGCGCGGCGCTCGCGGCGCCCGCACAACGAGGCCCGCGGCGCCTTCGCCGAGTCGCTCATCACCCAGCTGGCCGAGCAGATGGCGCAGCTGATCGGCGCCGACCCGCTCGGCGGGGAGAACCTGCTCGGTGCCGCGGACGTCGACCAGCTCCACGACGACCTCGCCGAGGAGCCCGTCGTGCGCGACCTGGTCGAGGAGCTGTGGCCCCGGCTGACCCCGACCGGGGTGCTCGCGGGCCTGCTCTCCTCCCGGGCCGCCGTCGACTCCGCGGCCCGCGCCTACGACGAGGAGACGCGCGCGGCGCTGCTACGCGAGGACGGCGAGGCCTGGACGGCCTCGGACGCCGCGCTGCTCGACGAGCTCGCCGAGCTGCTGGGCGAGGCCGGCGAACGCGACGACGACCCGGAGGAGAAGGCCGAGCGGCGCCGGCTGGAGGCCGCGCAGGCGGCCCTCGACGTCCTCGAGGGCTCGGCCGTCACGGACAACGACGACGACCAGTTCGACGCGGAGTACCTGGGCGCCTACGACGTCCTCGACGCCGAGGCGCTGGCCGCGCGCCAGGAGGAGCGCGACACGCGCACCACCGCCGAGCGCGCGGCCGCCGACCGCGGGTGGGCCTACGGCCACGTCGTCGTCGACGAGGCGCAGGAGCTGACCCCGATGGAGTGGCGCGCGGTCTTCCGCCGGTGCCCGGCCCGCTGGATGACGCTGGTCGGCGACATCGCGCAGAACGGCTCGCCCGCCGGCGTCGACAGCTGGGCGGACACGCTGGAGCCCTTCGTCGGCTCCCGGTTCCGCCGGCACGCGCTCAGCGTCAACTACCGCACCCCGAGCGAGGTCATGGAGGTCGCCGACGAGCTGCTCTCCCGCATCGACCCGGAGGCGCAGCCGGCCGAGGCGATCCGGTCGACCGGCATCCCGGTGCGCCGCCTGCCCGCGGGCACGGACCCCGACGAGGTCGCCGGGGACCTGCGGCGCGCGGAACCGGAGCGCTCGGTCGCGGTGGTGCGTCCCGGTTCGGTGGGTGATCTCAAGGGTCTCGAGTTCGACCACGTCGTCGTGGTCGACCCGGACGGGGTCGAGCAGGCCTCGCCCCTGGGCCTGCAGGACCTCTACGTGGCGGTCACCCGCGCGACGCGCTCGCTGACGCTGATCGGGTGAGCGGGTCGTCGGGTGTCCGCGCACCGGGGCCCCGGTGCCACGGTGACCCTCTCACCGCATGACGAGAGGCCGCACGGCTTGCCGCGCGGCCTCTTCTCTCCCCCTCTTCCCCGGGGTCCCCGCTCCACGCAGGGCGCGGGCGGGGTGGCGGAGACCTAGTCGACGGTGTGGACGATCATCACGTCGCAGTCGGACTGGCGGGCGACGTCGGCCGGCACGGAGCCGAGGAGGCGGCCGGTCAGGGAGTTGATGCCGCGGTTGCCCACGACGAGCAGGTCGGCGCTGAGGTCGGTGACGATCTGCATCAGGGCGGAGACCGGGGCGCCGGGGCGGATCTCGGTCTCGATCTTGTCCACGCCGAACTTGCGGGCGTGCTCGGCGGCGGTCTCGAGGTTCTTCTGGGCCGGGTCGTCGCCGAGGATGGTGACGGACTCCTGGCGCAGGGTCTTCGACGCCTCCTCCTTGTTCTCGTAGTACGCGCACCCGATGACGAGGGTGGCGTCGAAAGCGGCCGCGATACGGGCGGCGCGCTCGACCGCGAGCATCGAGGAGTTGGAGCCGTCGGTGCCGACGACGATCTTCTCGTACGTGTCGCTCATGTGACCTTCCTTAGACTGCTGTCAACTGGGGAAATTCTAGCACCGGGAGGCCCCGGCGGACCGTCACTTGACGGCGTCGGTGTTGACCACCATGACGTCGACCGGCGAGTGCCGGAGGACCTCCATGGCCACGGAGCCGAACAGGCGCCCGGCCAGGGAGTGCACGCCCTGGCTGCCGATGACGATCAGCTCGATGTTCTTCTCGTCGACGGCGTCGATGAGCGCGTTGGCGGCGGGGTTGCGCACGGTGTACGTCTCGACGTCGGTGGCGCCCTCTTCCTCGGCGATGACGCGCGCGGCCTCGGCGTACTCCTCGGCGTTGCGCTGGCCCATCACCGGCACGGAGGTGTCCGCGGTCGGCGGGTCGAGCAGGGCCCGGTTCTGGCCGTGCCAGGCGCTGATGATGGTGAGCTTCGCGCCGGCGTCACGGGCGATACCTGCGGCGCGGCGGACCGCGACCTCGGCGGTGTCGGTCCCGTCCGTGCCGACGGCGATCGAAGAGTAGGAGGTCATGGGGCTATCAGGTCCTTTCGTCTTTGCTGGCCCCCTAAGGGTACCCCGCTCCGGACTGTCGTGGGGCTCACCCCGCGCCGGGTCGTGGGTGCTCCCCCACTTCCGGGTGGCCCCGTGGACTCCCCCGGCCCCGGCCGCACGGCCGCCCGGCCTAGATGCCGGCCTCCTTGACCCCGCGCAGCTCCTTCTTCAGGTCGAGGATCTCGTCGCGCAGGCGGCCGGCCAGCTCGAACTTCAGCTCGCCGGCGGCGGCGCGCATCTGGTTGGTCAGGTCGTCGATGAGGCCCTGGATCTCGTCGGCGGCCATGGATCCGGTGTCGCGGCGGCCGGCCACCGCGGCGTCCGCGCCCGCGCCGGAGGCGCGCGAGCCGTCGGTCTCCCGCGCGCCGTCGCCCGCGGTGTCGGCGTCGTTCTCGTAGACCTGGTCGAGGATGTCGGCGATCTTCTTGCGCAGCGGCTGCGGGTCGATGCCGTGCTCCTCGTTGTAGGCGATCTGCTTCTCGCGGCGCCGCTCGGTCTCGTCGATGGCGTACTGCATCGACTCGGTCACCGAGTCGGCGTACATGATCACCTCGCCGGAGACGTTTCGGGCGGCACGGCCGATCGTCTGGATCAGCGAGCGATCCGAGCGCA includes these proteins:
- a CDS encoding HelD family protein, which encodes MRTSDETGRQETSVTSRDSEKDTDYAAEVAAEQAYADGLFARLDDEIAQARARLDEVQANVDPANPKAEALVQRETEYHGLNERLDRLALAQLGLVFGRIDVEDPTGDGDNPVAGAEGLDRRYIGRMGLDAREDNYRTLLLDWRAPAARPFYLATTAHPEGVRTRRHIRMRGREVTGVDDERLSGEAAAELPAEQAASLRAGVGGEAALYEAMQAARTGRMSSIVETIQREQDQIIRDPTRGVLVVEGGPGTGKTAVALHRVAYLLYTWREQLSRSGVLIVGPNRVFLDYISHVLPELGETGVVLSTVGELYPGVRPVAEEPMLGREIKGSEEMVTVLREAVRDLQVVPGEARELRIGSLTLTVEPAMVKTARTRARRSRRPHNEARGAFAESLITQLAEQMAQLIGADPLGGENLLGAADVDQLHDDLAEEPVVRDLVEELWPRLTPTGVLAGLLSSRAAVDSAARAYDEETRAALLREDGEAWTASDAALLDELAELLGEAGERDDDPEEKAERRRLEAAQAALDVLEGSAVTDNDDDQFDAEYLGAYDVLDAEALAARQEERDTRTTAERAAADRGWAYGHVVVDEAQELTPMEWRAVFRRCPARWMTLVGDIAQNGSPAGVDSWADTLEPFVGSRFRRHALSVNYRTPSEVMEVADELLSRIDPEAQPAEAIRSTGIPVRRLPAGTDPDEVAGDLRRAEPERSVAVVRPGSVGDLKGLEFDHVVVVDPDGVEQASPLGLQDLYVAVTRATRSLTLIG
- a CDS encoding universal stress protein, coding for MSDTYEKIVVGTDGSNSSMLAVERAARIAAAFDATLVIGCAYYENKEEASKTLRQESVTILGDDPAQKNLETAAEHARKFGVDKIETEIRPGAPVSALMQIVTDLSADLLVVGNRGINSLTGRLLGSVPADVARQSDCDVMIVHTVD
- a CDS encoding universal stress protein; this encodes MTSYSSIAVGTDGTDTAEVAVRRAAGIARDAGAKLTIISAWHGQNRALLDPPTADTSVPVMGQRNAEEYAEAARVIAEEEGATDVETYTVRNPAANALIDAVDEKNIELIVIGSQGVHSLAGRLFGSVAMEVLRHSPVDVMVVNTDAVK